Below is a genomic region from Pseudomonas sp. JQ170C.
TAGAATGCCTTGCTGCGTTCAATGTTGCCGACATTGAACTCGATATTATCGATCTGACTATCCTTTCCTTTACTCATCTACATCTCCTTGTTTGTGCTCGCACTCTATCACCGGTCTAACTGGGCCGGGTCGGCCAACGCTACTGCGAACAGCTCAACTGCAAACGCCAGGTTTTCTGGCCTGACCAAAACCTGAGCCTGCGGCGCTGCTCGCCCGTTACGGGTTGGTCAGTCCTGATCTGTCAGCTCGCAGACGCCATTCGCACCACCCTTGCCGGTATACGACACATCAGGCGTGCCATCGGGCTTGATGCTGAGCGATACAGTTACCCCGCTCCCTTTTGCCTCGAAATAGTTGTCGTTGAATTTCTTCAACTTAGCCTCTTTGCCATTGATGTAGATCGGCCCACCTTCGTCGGCGTGTACCTCAATGTTTCCTGGGCAGGTTGCATTCACCAGTGGAATGCCCGCATTGGCAAAGCCAGCAGCGCAAACCAGCAAAGCGCCCAACAGTAGCTGCTTCATCGAATCATCTCCTGATTCGGCCAAGTGCCGAAGCATCAGCAATAGCCCACTTCAACGAGTGACGCCACCCCGGCGACAAAACCCGCCAGCCAACCAACAAAAATCAAATTTGATGATCGGGTAGCGCGTAGTCGAATTTGTATGAATGCTGCCCGTCAGCGATCGTGATGACCAAGCTGCCAGCTAGCCCGCAAAGCGCTTCAGTTCCGGAATCAGGAACGACGGTAATAGACTGAACGGGGGCCCCACGATTCATTGTCGAACTGTGTTGAAGTACGAAGCTACCGCTCAGACAGCGCAAGGTTCCGTGCACAGCTTCCATGGCAACGTAGCCGGCGGAACCTTGGACGCTGCTGCGAAAAGACCAAATTGCACCTTGAGGCATGCCGCCACACCCATATTAGGGGGCG
It encodes:
- a CDS encoding DUF3224 domain-containing protein, producing the protein MPQGAIWSFRSSVQGSAGYVAMEAVHGTLRCLSGSFVLQHSSTMNRGAPVQSITVVPDSGTEALCGLAGSLVITIADGQHSYKFDYALPDHQI